In Drosophila ananassae strain 14024-0371.13 chromosome 3R, ASM1763931v2, whole genome shotgun sequence, the DNA window CTGAACAATAGCTGGATAATAGTTTCCGGGTGGCTATGCAGCCAGGGAGCACATTCCCCGCCGTGCACTATGGCTCTAACCATGGCCAGGAGGACGCAGACTCCTTCGGGACAGACACTCAGCTTGGGTAGCTGTGTGTTGGCCGAGACTGGTGCTCCCCAGAGGAACGACCAGACCCGGTCCAGGTCAAACTTGGTGTGCTCCGTGGCCAGTACTTTTACTGGCTGGCCCATGATCAAAGCGGTGATCAGGAAGTACAGCTCAGGGACGTCCAGATGGTGCTGCATCAACCATTCGAGCAATTGGAAACCTGATGAGCAAATGAATTGAATGTTTTACTGAGCCAACCACCCAAGATTATGAAGCTCACCTGGTATATTCAATGCCGCAGTCCGCACCTCGCCTGCGATCTGGGTTGGCAGATGTTGAATGGTGTTCTGAGGAGTGGCCACTATCACAGTGCCAGTGCCGTTGGTGGGTCGCTGGTTGAGCTGCTGGGCACCCAGGCCTAGCATCTTGCGCTGGGACACCATCTCTGTGAAGCGCAGGTAGCCTCCGTTGTGAGTCGCATCCCTAAAGCGCACCAGGAAGCTCTCATTGGCGCAGACCACCACCAGAATGCGCACAGCAATGATGACGGTGGTGAAGTGGACGTGTGGCTGCATGAAGAGGAGCAGCCAGTCCATTCCCAGAGTCTTCGATATGTCGTCGCATATGACATAATTCACGGTGTTGCGAGGCGTGAAGAGCAGACCATGGAGCAGCGAGAGACATCGGTTCCGCAAGTAAATATTCTGGGCCACGCCACCATCCTGGTCATCACTAAGGTTCTTAATACTGGGCAGTGGAATGCTGCGCTCCAGATTCCCATCCTGCATTCGCGGCAGCTTTGCAGCCACATACTGGCCGTACAGCAAGAGATCGGTGTGGCGTGGCTGACCTCCCAGAAGCGTTTCTAGCAGGCTGAAGAGGATTTCGCGCGTCGAATGATCCTGGATTTGGGTGATAATGTGCAGCAACTTGACCAGCAATTGCAGATCCCGCATAATCTTTACGTTCTGCTTCTTTTCGCTGGACTCCACGGCCAGCTCTAGCAGATGCTCCAAAAGAGATCGGAGCAGACCATTGGGGGCGTTGTGCCAGATTTCTAGGTCGCATAGCAGATCCTGGAACGCAGTTACGTTCGGAATTGCGGACATGTCCTGGCCGCTGTTAACCGTGCCCACCAGCCCGAATGTCAGGTGCAAAATGTGCGAGTTCAGGAGGTGTTTCTTCTTTTTGAAGAACATTCCTAGAGTTTGGTAGCATCGCTTTCGATCCATCTCAGCCTGAGCGGCTCGATTACTGCGCACAACGCAGGTTAGTGCTTTGACGCCAGCATACAAGGACTCCACATCCTGGGCCATGGCGATAATGCCCAAGAGGACGTTGCACCCGCCCACAGTGTCAATCATGGCTGACACAGGATGGGGGCTAAACACGCGCACTCCCAGATATCCAACCACTACTCCCCCGAGGGATCGACCAGCTCCGGCCAGATGACCTGCTGAGTTGTGCAAAATTCTGGAAAAggaaaagaagattaaatttGGAGCAgaaatttttttctgtgtaaACATACTTAATCGGAGTGGCGTTTTCGTGAGAATTCATATTCAGCTGCTTGGCAATGCTCTTGTTGTCCGCCCGACTGTACACCTTTCGGATCTTGACCAGGGTCAGCTTGGACACTGCCTTGGCGTTAAGACCCAGCAGGACTCGATCTTCGGGCACCAGGGGGGCCAACGGTTCCGCCTGCTTGCCCAACTGGGGCGCTTGCAGAGAGCCCATGTAGTGGGGACCCAGTTGGTAGATAGTCTGCACTGTTTGCTGCGTGAGAACGTCCTCGAGAAGATGGCATACTCCCTGCTTCCAGCACAGTCGAGAATAGCGCCGCCAAATGGGTGGCGTGCCAATGTAACCAAAGATTTGAGTTGCTGATGTCAAGCTGGCACTGCTAGCCCCCGGGTGCTGGGCGATGTAGTGCAACTTCTGGGTATGCATTGGGACTCCATCGAGATACAGCGACAAGCTGGAGTTTTTCAGCACGGCCCGGTTGAGCACCACTACCAGATTATGCCACTGGCCCTCATGCAAGAGATCGGGGCACCAAATGCGAGCGATACCGTCATCAGATCCTTCTGGCTCCCAATCGCCAATGCCTGAAAATCAATAGAATTTTAGATCCATTTCAATATTATTCTCCTGATGAACTTACTTTTCCTTGGAGTAACCAGAGTCTCCTGGGTTGACACCACGATTGCCTTGTCCCGCGCAGAAAGTAGAATCGACAGGCACGCCAGGTTGTCCTCTCGTGGATTGTGAATAGTTCGGACTAGCGTCAGAAGGCGCACACAATGAGGATCTGTCTTGGGATCGGAGAACTTCTCAACGCAGAACCAGGTGGAGTAGGTGAGCCCAGTCTGCGGTGGAAAGATACGATCGCCGGCTCCTATGCCACCAATGGTGTTGGCGTCAATGGTACCACCGGCCGTGGCTGTAGCTTGAGGTGCCAACGAGGGCAAGTACAGGCAACCGAATCCCTCAGCCGACATGTCCAGCTCTACGAAGGGGGGCAGCGTGCTCGAGCCATGTGCGCGAAAATCGCGGGGCGTAGTCATTGAGACAAGTGTTTTTATCCGGGTCAGTGGCACGGGACCGCCCAGTCTATACGGCCGTTGCAGATCGATGTCAGCGCACGAAAGCGGCTCACCCAGACGTAAAAACTGACGCAGCTCTGTGGGCTGCAGAGCCTGGGCCGCCAGGCGTTCCAGGATGTACTGCATGGGAACGTGCAGCGGGTGCGACTCCTCCGCTAGCGCCCGGCGCGTCAACTTCAGCAGCTTCTCAGCCAGCCCATGGTCGCACATGATTTGCTGATTGCGCTCGCTCCGCACCAGCGACTTTATGACCTCACTAAGGTACACCTGCAGTTGCATCGCCTGGAGAGGAGCGGTGTCAAGCTCCACAGctggcagcagctgcagcatgCATAGCACAACACCTGGATGCACAATCCGTGGCTCAGGACTGGGTTGCGTGAGATTAAGCTGGCTGGGATGCACCGGTGCCGCTAGTTCTTTGCTTGGAGAACGCGAGCTCGGCGGCGGATCACTGAAGAGTGTAATAATGCCGCTCAAGTTTGGGGGCTCGAAGTTATCCAGCGCAATACTGTAGAGTAGCCGAAAGACGACGCACACGTAAGAGAGAGGGTATGGGATGTCATCCGAGAAACTGGGGAGTAATTGAATATAAGGGTTAGAATCCTCTTTGCAAAAAtaggaaataaattatttacctGACACTCAGTATGTCGCCACTGAAAATCTCATGGTAATACTTAAGTAGCGACTGTTGCGGCTCATACGTTCCTGTGAAGTCCTGCAGGGAGGAAGAACCTCCAAAGCATCCTAGCAGGCGAAGGGTATCGCAGAGCGAAGTGCTGCTAATCTCCTGATGAAAGAATTTGGCGTTTGCCGGCTCGAAGCGCATGGCGGTGGCGAGAGTCTGGCAGACAATCTGCAGCAACAGAATGAGGTCCTGCTGGGGGATGCCTGGTTGCAGATGGGCCATGCTGCCGTCCAGAGAGACAAACACACTGGTGAGGTACACGAAGCCGCCAACCTTGCGGAAAACAGTGCGGGTGCGGTGCGAGTCTTTGAGGCAACCGAGCAACATGTTGAGTATCTGAATCTTGAATTCCACTTGCAAGGGGCTCACCCCGTGCATCAGCGAGAGTATGTGGAGCATGTCGTCGTCGCCGCCAGCCGACAGGATCAGCTCTCGTACTATCCCCAGAGCCTGAGGTCGGCAGTGTTTGAACTTCACCAGTTCGTGAACGCACTTGGCTCCGCCGTATTCACGAAAGAGCTGAGCATTGTTGTTGGCTCCGCCGCCTAGGAGCATTGTGAGCGCCTCAAGAACTAGCTTGCCGAGAGTGTCCTGTAGATCCGGTTCCTGGTTTTCTGCTGGCTCCACTACCACCGATTCGTCACCTTCGGTGATATCATGTACGTGAGTGGCGTAGCGCGTCAGGCAGCCCGCGAAAATCTCCAGGATTCCAACTTCGCGGTAAACGTCCTTGAAGACGGCATTGTGCCGCAGAACATTTAGCAGGGACTTGAGACATAATATGCTGCAGGCTGTCGACTGGTTATGCTTCAGCAGAAGTGCCATACTGATCAGTTCCTTGCAGGGCACGAAGTTCAGTTGGAAGACAATGAACTCCAACAGGTCGAAAAACTTCTCCTGAATCTGGGGACTCTTCAGGTGAATGCGCTCCGCGAAAGAACTCAAAGTGTGCTCCGATTCTAGGATGAAGTAGTTGGCATTTTCAGAGTGATAGACCCGGGAAATGGCGTCCAGGATGGTACAGCATAGCGCCGGCGTTGTTGACTTAAGAAAAACATTCTGCAGCACCTGGAATGCATATACATTCCTAACGCATGTCTCTCGGGATGTAGATTGCGGCAGTTGGAAGTTCTGCAGCTTAAACGCAGTGTTAAACTGGGCTGCTGGCGGACGAAGCTCATAGAATCCGCACATGCACAGCGATGATATCATCAGAACCAAGTTACGAATGGCTGCCTGTATTTCCAGTGACTGATTGCGGTTAGTATCGAACCTAAGAATGATTTCTAAAAGTTAGACTTGTCCCACCTTAAAGAAAAAGTTACATACTTCAGCAGAAAGTCACAAAGAAAGACGTAGCCCTGTGAGGCGCGAAAGTCGTCCATCAGTATTTGGGACACCTGACTGGAGTCTTTGAGGAAGCAAAATACCGTGACGAACATTTCAACAATTTCCAATGGGTTTCCAAATGTCAGACGTTGCATATTGTCCACACAAAGTGCCATGCAGCCCTTggctaaatatttaaattgataTTATTAGTAAATCAGTGTAGTTTTTAAGAACACTCACAATGTATGTAGATGACGACGGATTCTGTCAATCCGTGTCGGGAAATGGTGGTCAAGATCTCGGCTGCATTCTTGCGCCACACAATGTTGTGGATCGGGCAGGGTGAGGTGATGGCTGAGAAGAGCAACGTCAGATCGTCCATCCGGGCCAGTTCTTCGGCAGGATAAGGATACGAGCACAGCTTGACCAGGAGCTGTACAAAGACCTTTTGGAGCAGAGTCCGTCGCTCATGGGCGTTGAAATCGCTTATGGTTCCACCATCAGGTGCTGGAGCATCATCTTCCACGATGGGCAGATCAAAAAATAGATATAAGCACTTGACCAGCGTTGAGGGCACTGCAGCGGCAGTCATTACCTGGAAGAGAACATCCAGAATGAAGATAATAACTAACCATAAAAAGGACAAACTTACTTGAATCAGAGATACATCTCCATTGGCCAGCAGGTTCAGGGTGGCGAGAAGCATCCATCCACTGCTGGTTTCTTCTGTGGTTTCCACCTCCAGAAACTTGACGATGGCGATGGACGCAGCCTCGGTGCTCTGATTGGAAGCCCGCTTCCGGATCTCGCTGACCATCAGGCGGGATACTTGCTGGCAAAAGGCCACCACGTCCCAGAATTTCTCGCTCATTTCGTTGGCCGGGCAGCTGCCGAAAACCTTGCAGAAAAGGGGCAGCATGTCGTAGAGCTTGTTGTCGCGTTCCTGTTCGCTCAGGGGTTCCTTTGGATGAGTATACTCGTTGAAGAGCTTCTTCAAAGTGCTCAGGCTGATTTGGATGCGGGCATCCAACAAAGTCTCGTCCCCAACTCGTCCGTTGGCGGAGGCTGGGGCATTGGACTCCGCGGCGGGCCTGGGCGATCCATTGGCTGCCGGGGCGTCgccactgccgctgccactgGCGCTTCCTGCGCTGGCAACGCCGCGCAGCTTGCGCATTACATTCATGTCTGGGGTATTATAGATGCCTTGCGTTTAAACTAGAATTagaattaaacaaatatatgaAAAAGTGTAACTTTTGGTGTTTactttgtaaaaataaaatcttaaaaataaatgcataTCTTTTATTGCCATTGTGCTTTTAAAACTAACTTCTTAGAGCTATCGGAACAACATTATTCATTGACCTTAAACTATGCTAATCATGAGTTACGAGGTTACTGTTTATCAGTCTTTCTGAATTGGAAATTGCGTATAAAATGCTTAGACCATGACACTGTAGCCAGGCTTCACTGTCGATAAGGGGGAACTTGACTTAATTCAAAACCTGTTGATATCAGTTGTTAAAAATTCCCTTTGATTCTCGTATAATGCAGGTGGCTTAGGAATTTCCTTTCCAATGAGTGCCAAATATCAATATTTATGTTGTACAGTGGATCTCAGCTATCTTGACCCTTAGGCGAAAAAGAAGGAGAACaacaaattaatgaaatttaaaCGCAGAATGGTTAACTGTTGTTTTCTGAGCTGGGATCCCCAGTTTTTGTTGGGTGAAAAGTTACTTGATTGGCCTAATTTGCACACAAACAACATCTAACTGGTATCCCCATCAATTGGGCTGCCTAAGCTGCTCGGAAATCACATCATCGCACATTGCAGCAAGTGTTATTCGGTTGTTTTCACTGCTATTCTATTCCCGTCGTAGCACTCGCCACCGATTTAATTAGCGACCGCTGGAGGTGAATCACACAAAACTGCCATTTATTGTATCTGTGTGTCTGCGCCGCTTCGGGTATTTACTTTCGGGGAGTGAATGAACGTGCGATCGTTGCCTCAGCAAGTACCTTTTGTGGGAAGTGATCGAGAGAGTGGGCGGCGAcaatcaatatttatttatgttttcatCGACGATACCTGCGACAGCTGTTAGGAGTTTACCTATTGCGTTTGTTTACCCGAACTCCCCTCCCACTGGAGCAACATGTTTGGCTGCTTTGCCTTTGGGGAGCCAACGCATTTGGGGCAGCTAACGGCTGTAGTGGTTCTTTGGGGGTTCACTCTGCCTTCTCTTTCATCGGTGGTTTTGTTTTGCTCGTGTCAATCGCGCTTCCACGacaattt includes these proteins:
- the LOC6498394 gene encoding WD repeat and FYVE domain-containing protein 3; this translates as MNVMRKLRGVASAGSASGSGSGDAPAANGSPRPAAESNAPASANGRVGDETLLDARIQISLSTLKKLFNEYTHPKEPLSEQERDNKLYDMLPLFCKVFGSCPANEMSEKFWDVVAFCQQVSRLMVSEIRKRASNQSTEAASIAIVKFLEVETTEETSSGWMLLATLNLLANGDVSLIQVMTAAAVPSTLVKCLYLFFDLPIVEDDAPAPDGGTISDFNAHERRTLLQKVFVQLLVKLCSYPYPAEELARMDDLTLLFSAITSPCPIHNIVWRKNAAEILTTISRHGLTESVVIYIHSKGCMALCVDNMQRLTFGNPLEIVEMFVTVFCFLKDSSQVSQILMDDFRASQGYVFLCDFLLKFDTNRNQSLEIQAAIRNLVLMISSLCMCGFYELRPPAAQFNTAFKLQNFQLPQSTSRETCVRNVYAFQVLQNVFLKSTTPALCCTILDAISRVYHSENANYFILESEHTLSSFAERIHLKSPQIQEKFFDLLEFIVFQLNFVPCKELISMALLLKHNQSTACSILCLKSLLNVLRHNAVFKDVYREVGILEIFAGCLTRYATHVHDITEGDESVVVEPAENQEPDLQDTLGKLVLEALTMLLGGGANNNAQLFREYGGAKCVHELVKFKHCRPQALGIVRELILSAGGDDDMLHILSLMHGVSPLQVEFKIQILNMLLGCLKDSHRTRTVFRKVGGFVYLTSVFVSLDGSMAHLQPGIPQQDLILLLQIVCQTLATAMRFEPANAKFFHQEISSTSLCDTLRLLGCFGGSSSLQDFTGTYEPQQSLLKYYHEIFSGDILSVSFSDDIPYPLSYVCVVFRLLYSIALDNFEPPNLSGIITLFSDPPPSSRSPSKELAAPVHPSQLNLTQPSPEPRIVHPGVVLCMLQLLPAVELDTAPLQAMQLQVYLSEVIKSLVRSERNQQIMCDHGLAEKLLKLTRRALAEESHPLHVPMQYILERLAAQALQPTELRQFLRLGEPLSCADIDLQRPYRLGGPVPLTRIKTLVSMTTPRDFRAHGSSTLPPFVELDMSAEGFGCLYLPSLAPQATATAGGTIDANTIGGIGAGDRIFPPQTGLTYSTWFCVEKFSDPKTDPHCVRLLTLVRTIHNPREDNLACLSILLSARDKAIVVSTQETLVTPRKSIGDWEPEGSDDGIARIWCPDLLHEGQWHNLVVVLNRAVLKNSSLSLYLDGVPMHTQKLHYIAQHPGASSASLTSATQIFGYIGTPPIWRRYSRLCWKQGVCHLLEDVLTQQTVQTIYQLGPHYMGSLQAPQLGKQAEPLAPLVPEDRVLLGLNAKAVSKLTLVKIRKVYSRADNKSIAKQLNMNSHENATPIKILHNSAGHLAGAGRSLGGVVVGYLGVRVFSPHPVSAMIDTVGGCNVLLGIIAMAQDVESLYAGVKALTCVVRSNRAAQAEMDRKRCYQTLGMFFKKKKHLLNSHILHLTFGLVGTVNSGQDMSAIPNVTAFQDLLCDLEIWHNAPNGLLRSLLEHLLELAVESSEKKQNVKIMRDLQLLVKLLHIITQIQDHSTREILFSLLETLLGGQPRHTDLLLYGQYVAAKLPRMQDGNLERSIPLPSIKNLSDDQDGGVAQNIYLRNRCLSLLHGLLFTPRNTVNYVICDDISKTLGMDWLLLFMQPHVHFTTVIIAVRILVVVCANESFLVRFRDATHNGGYLRFTEMVSQRKMLGLGAQQLNQRPTNGTGTVIVATPQNTIQHLPTQIAGEVRTAALNIPGFQLLEWLMQHHLDVPELYFLITALIMGQPVKVLATEHTKFDLDRVWSFLWGAPVSANTQLPKLSVCPEGVCVLLAMVRAIVHGGECAPWLHSHPETIIQLLFSLYQNLTDFSPVMMAGDVVTSLVAVLFPPGSRAADSEPNSGASTPTDGTGSSFVLPPLEALHGAAPQPKLAAHPVSKCIIDFLRVIVVDSLGLNMQGKTTPVIDLVLDAAPDTAELPLQVQYQTQIIIALMDHLLAADVLVGEQAALPLVPLLQSQTQHIAPNVFYLTARVVDKLWQGCLARNPHDIFDFVIKLIAQAKRRSSSLSLEHLHHSLNRSILFLLSRPTDDSRAEQVSVLDALHKIIQHRLLIFGAGNHELEFVGCLTYCLLQLTADMKIVLEPATSRNTTWHVNPQTETTEPKDEDLNQLQGHNLIVGAAFRVWEELYVCKKPAIEEVFKVSLTAPQPNCKAPDLQTTREQVMELASRLWFNYVEAERKASYRAPMELHTQIQSKIQKVTGGLSRLTSRTKTKKEELVRTKSNMSREAAYESTGIHVQLVKDLLELRTKQYQQMLQHTHRYVYQDWVQSETELTRERGLWGPAGCCSLDKWILDTTEGPHRMRKKTMRNDVFYLHYPYRPELELPDNRQLKYKVASSLDSKTYALHGQQQPRILAEAEQHSVQQQSSLEAVHQHRLEASSSTSTPPPPVSPKLGGHGAASYNQESVDGNAPEDDEEEEDTSMTSDNETFLRLLEEQEKIGFMFRCARVQGLDTFEGLLLFGKEHCYIVDGFTLLKNREIRDIDTLPPGAYEPIIPNSGGTSSTTSRAVGHKLRQCSKFAYEEIREVHKRRYLLQPIALEVFSEDGRNYLLSFPRKVRNKVNQRFLALATALNDNAQQSVAGQKRTASVEQTAGIFSGLIGETSVTQRWVRGEISNFQYLMHLNTLAGRSYNDLMQYPVFPWILADYDSEELDLSNPKTFRDFSRPMGAQADERLEQFQKRFKEWDDPHGETPPYHYGTHYSSAMIVCSYLVRLEPFSQPFLKLQGGHFDLADRMFHSIKEAWLSASKLNMADVKELIPEFFYLPEFLSNFNNFDLGTKQNGETLNHVILPPWAKQDPREFIRLHRSALECDYVSQHLHLWIDLIFGCKQQGPAAVDAVNVFHHLFYEGNVDIYNIDDPLKKNATIGFINNFGQIPKQLFKKAHPAKKMGSSRHSALIDPTSLIQGNSTVLQTDRLFFHNLDNLKPSLQPIKELKGPVGQILQPDKTVFAVEQNKVMMPPSYTKYIAWGFADHSLRVGLYDTDRASFVSEAAAQNSGEILTCACPNAKMIVTAGTSSVVTIWKFDANRKSLSVKHSLHGHTDAVTCLAASAAYNVIVSGSRDGTAIVWDMSRFTFVRQLRGHAGVVAAVAINELTGEIATCSATWLHVWSINGDPLSMVNTCVGSADRMQQILCVAFSQIREWDQQNVVITGSTDGVVRMWSLEHTQVPIDRKLKRGVEVTSQDKPDSVSSDVKDNKGDNKDESIDIFKPITSFPQPEEENDIVKSASESSISEASQHSQVSTKSEQNAKEAAQAERRKSSISGAKSLHEMKSATVEAPGSSSDPKHTEDEHAIRPSKSDTSLTDGFVVIDNDRPRGDQVLRKGFRWQRQLMFRSKLTMHTAYDRKDNAEPASITALTVSKDHKILYVGDARGRIFSWSVAEQPGRGVADHWLKDEGADQCVKCHVKFTLYERKHHCRNCGQVFCNKCSRFESEISRLRILKPVRVCQACYSQLRSSSFDN